A stretch of Dermochelys coriacea isolate rDerCor1 chromosome 6, rDerCor1.pri.v4, whole genome shotgun sequence DNA encodes these proteins:
- the LOC119857175 gene encoding olfactory receptor 5W2-like, which yields MEEGNHSEVTEFILSGLTDHPELQVPLFGVFLLIYGVTLVGNGGMILLITIDPRLQTPMYFFLRNLSFCDLCISLIISPPMLLNFYAERKSISFTACAVQMHLSFFFEDVECLLLVVMAYDRYVAICNPLLYTVTMSRQLCKQLVAGVYALGVVDSIIYMCCTFRLSFCSSNIINHFFCDFLPLLAISCSDTHMNEIVMFAFMSCIRVSSFVTILLSYVYIIFTILQIHSAEGWYKAFSTCSFHLTSVVLYFGILFFMYLCPTSSYSMDRFKVASVFYTLVIPMLNPLTYSLRNTEVKDALRKAMNKLLTSS from the coding sequence ATGGAAGAGGGAAATCACTCGGAGGTGACTGAGTTCATTCTCTCAGGACTGACAGATCATCCGGAGCTGCAGGTCCCCCTGTTTGGGGTGTTCCTACTGATTTATGGTGTTACTCTGGTGGGTAATGGGGGGATGATCTTGTTAATCACAATTGATCCCCGACTCCAAACCCCCATGTACTTTTTCCTCAGGAATTTGTCTTTCTGTGACCTCTGCATTTCCTTGATAATTTCCCCTCCGATGCTGCTGAATTTCTACGCTGAGAGGAAAAGCATTTCTTTCACTGCCTGCGCTGTGCAAATgcatctctctttctttttcgAAGATGTTGAGTGCCTCTTGCTGGTTGTGATGGCGTATGACCGTTATGTGGCCATCTGTAACCCGCTGCTCTATACGGTCACCATGTCCAGGCAGCTTTGTAAACAGCTGGTGGCTGGTGTGTACGCTCTAGGGGTGGTGGATTCAATCATATACATGTGTTGTACATTTCGGCTGTCATTCTGCAGCTCCAACATCATCAATCATTTCTTCTGTGACTTCCTCCCACTGTTGGCAATCTCCTGTTCTGACACCCACATGAATGAGATTGTGATGTttgctttcatgagctgcattAGAGTGAGCAGCTTTGTGACTATCCTCCTCTCCTATGTCTATATTATCTTCACCATCCTGCAGATCCACTCTGCCGAGGGCTGGTAcaaagccttctccacctgcagtTTCCACTTGACCTCAGTCGTCCTGTATTTTGGCATCCTCTTCTTCATGTATTTATGTCCCACCTCCAGCTATTCCATGGACAGGTTCAAAGTGGCCTCAGTGTTTTACACGCTGGTGATCCCCATGTTGAACCCCCTCACCTACAGCCTGAGGAACACGGAGGTGAAGGATGCCCTGAGGAAAGCAATGAATAAACTTCTAACCAGTTCTTGA